A single genomic interval of Mucilaginibacter robiniae harbors:
- a CDS encoding BatA domain-containing protein — protein sequence MFQFLNPIWLLAGTAVIIPVVIHLWNIRPGKVLKVGSISLIDAASRKSSRSFKLLDIPLFILRCLLLITLALLLALPVWQKHLTLTKAKGWILFPKETFTATYRQFKPRIDSLTKAGYEFHYFDRNFSKSNLQQILLHPQDSIRKDTAAYTPDYWNMLRQLDTKVASSLPLYVFTPNRASYFTGNKPQVALNLHWQTYTPADSASTWVQQAYFTGNKNIRVVQGNGTTTGITYRYANIQQGNQANSAYSVNVNNGQPTVSLKDQANTAAAIDTTTLRIAVYTDNYTTDAAYLQAALKAVSQFTQQKSMVKLYSNAQAIPAGQTWLFWLSEKPISSRLLQQSKNVLTYEKGKIMTVRSWMDNSNEFSTASQQVQKVALFKMVSSNRRESPIWRDGYGHAVLGLKLQGTHQAYHFYSRFNPAWNDLVWSSEFPNWLLQLLTGNTVPVNKRFDKRVLTHEQLMPLISTETHETVTKITGYQDLTHYCWLVLILLFLAERWLANRTPKTATHD from the coding sequence TTGTTTCAGTTTTTAAATCCCATATGGTTGTTGGCAGGTACCGCGGTAATTATCCCGGTAGTGATTCACCTGTGGAATATTCGTCCGGGTAAAGTGCTTAAAGTAGGCAGTATCTCGTTAATAGATGCCGCCTCGCGCAAAAGTAGTCGCAGCTTTAAACTGTTGGATATACCGTTGTTTATATTACGCTGCCTGCTGCTTATCACCTTAGCCCTGTTGCTGGCCTTACCCGTATGGCAAAAACACCTTACGCTAACAAAAGCCAAAGGCTGGATACTGTTCCCGAAAGAAACTTTTACCGCTACTTACCGGCAATTTAAACCGCGCATTGATTCGCTCACCAAAGCCGGGTATGAGTTTCATTATTTCGACCGAAACTTCTCCAAATCTAACTTGCAGCAAATCTTGTTGCATCCGCAAGATTCTATTCGCAAAGATACCGCCGCCTACACACCCGATTATTGGAACATGCTTCGCCAATTGGATACTAAAGTAGCGTCCTCATTGCCTTTGTATGTATTTACACCTAATCGGGCCAGCTATTTCACGGGCAACAAGCCACAGGTAGCCTTAAACCTGCACTGGCAAACTTATACGCCTGCCGATTCGGCAAGCACCTGGGTACAACAGGCTTATTTTACCGGCAACAAAAACATCAGGGTAGTACAAGGCAACGGTACAACAACGGGCATTACTTACCGGTATGCCAACATTCAACAGGGCAATCAGGCTAACTCAGCTTATTCCGTTAATGTTAATAATGGGCAACCTACCGTTAGCCTTAAAGATCAAGCGAACACCGCCGCCGCTATCGACACCACTACCCTGCGCATTGCGGTTTATACCGATAATTATACTACTGATGCCGCTTACCTGCAAGCCGCACTAAAAGCCGTAAGTCAATTTACACAGCAAAAATCTATGGTCAAGTTGTACAGCAATGCACAAGCTATTCCGGCAGGGCAAACCTGGTTGTTCTGGTTGTCTGAAAAGCCAATAAGCAGCCGCTTGCTACAACAAAGCAAAAACGTGCTGACTTACGAAAAAGGCAAAATCATGACGGTACGTTCATGGATGGATAACAGCAATGAGTTTTCTACCGCATCGCAGCAGGTACAAAAAGTTGCTTTGTTTAAAATGGTAAGTAGCAACCGCAGGGAGTCACCTATCTGGCGAGATGGATATGGCCATGCAGTTTTGGGCTTAAAATTACAAGGTACACATCAAGCTTATCACTTTTATAGCCGCTTTAACCCAGCCTGGAATGATTTGGTTTGGAGCAGCGAGTTTCCGAACTGGCTCCTTCAATTATTAACCGGCAATACTGTTCCGGTAAATAAGCGCTTTGATAAGCGGGTGCTTACGCACGAACAATTAATGCCTCTTATTAGTACCGAAACGCATGAAACGGTTACCAAAATCACCGGCTATCAGGATTTAACTCATTATTGCTGGCTGGTCTTAATTCTGCTGTTTTTGGCAGAACGCTGGCTAGCTAACCGTACACCTAAAACTGCAACCCATGACTGA
- a CDS encoding DUF58 domain-containing protein, producing the protein MLLDPKVLMTIKNLPLLAKTVIDGFMNGFNKSTVKGPGLEFSQYRSYQPGDDLRWLDWRMYARSDRYYIRESEVETSISVKLMIDASASMNHFDGTLKKIEYAKFLAASLAYLANLQGDAVGLYVFKEGDLFSLASKPDPQHLQRVYYQLENMQPAGNFTQPMHYKELFAGTGRKELLVFVTDMYQQDGEIMNLLDTLAALKHEIIVFQLMGQNELDFDFKGYSALEDLETGEIIQIGPQAREQYQEKLRQHQENIRMELLGKHIVHRVISTAEPLDKALRDFLVQRNKG; encoded by the coding sequence ATGCTGCTCGACCCAAAAGTATTAATGACCATCAAGAACCTGCCGCTATTGGCTAAAACGGTGATTGATGGCTTTATGAACGGCTTTAACAAAAGTACCGTTAAGGGGCCGGGATTGGAGTTTAGCCAGTATCGAAGCTACCAGCCGGGTGATGATTTGCGTTGGCTGGATTGGCGCATGTACGCCCGCTCAGACCGGTATTACATCCGCGAATCGGAAGTGGAAACCAGCATTTCGGTTAAGCTGATGATTGATGCCAGCGCCTCCATGAATCATTTTGATGGTACGCTGAAAAAAATTGAATATGCTAAATTTCTGGCCGCCTCGCTGGCTTATCTGGCCAACTTGCAGGGTGATGCCGTAGGCTTATACGTATTTAAGGAAGGAGATTTATTCTCATTGGCCTCCAAGCCTGATCCGCAACATTTGCAACGGGTATATTATCAGCTTGAAAATATGCAGCCAGCCGGCAACTTTACACAGCCTATGCATTACAAAGAGCTGTTTGCCGGAACAGGCCGCAAAGAGCTACTGGTATTTGTAACCGATATGTACCAGCAAGATGGCGAAATTATGAACCTGCTGGACACACTGGCAGCCTTGAAGCATGAAATTATTGTATTCCAATTAATGGGACAAAACGAATTAGATTTTGATTTCAAAGGTTACTCAGCTTTGGAAGACCTGGAAACCGGCGAGATCATCCAGATTGGTCCGCAAGCCCGTGAGCAATATCAGGAAAAGTTACGGCAACATCAGGAAAACATCAGGATGGAGTTGCTAGGCAAACATATTGTACACCGCGTAATCAGCACCGCCGAGCCACTGGATAAAGCTTTACGCGATTTCTTGGTGCAGCGAAATAAGGGGTAG
- a CDS encoding AAA family ATPase, producing MELTENNIKSLLAKLPLLKTEIQKVIVGQEHILDELLVAFFAGGHCLLEGVPGLAKTLLVKTMSQALQLSFRRIQFTPDLMPTDIIGTEILEEDHATGKRFFKFNKGPLFANIVLADEINRTPPKTQSALLEAMQEFEVTYGGQTYPLDRPFFILATQNPIEQAGTYPLPEAQLDRFLLLIRIGYPTAQEEFEVLNRTTGTRKVELNAVISAEEITQAQALVRQVSISEDLVRYVSLIIRATRPDTTDLAYVKEWVRWGAGPRAGQALILTAKACALLKGRYAVLMEDIHAMATPVLRHRVLMNFKAEAEGITADKATAELIKLVERPKGI from the coding sequence AAAACCGAAATACAAAAGGTTATTGTAGGCCAGGAACACATTCTGGATGAATTACTGGTGGCCTTTTTTGCTGGCGGGCATTGCCTGCTGGAAGGCGTACCGGGATTGGCTAAAACGTTACTGGTAAAAACCATGTCGCAGGCGTTGCAGCTATCGTTCCGACGTATACAATTTACGCCCGATTTGATGCCGACCGATATTATCGGTACTGAAATACTGGAAGAAGACCATGCTACCGGCAAACGCTTTTTCAAATTTAACAAAGGTCCCTTATTTGCCAACATTGTACTAGCCGACGAGATAAACCGTACACCGCCCAAAACCCAATCAGCCTTACTGGAGGCTATGCAGGAGTTCGAGGTAACTTACGGCGGGCAAACCTATCCGCTTGACCGGCCCTTTTTTATTCTGGCTACCCAGAACCCAATTGAGCAAGCTGGCACCTACCCGTTGCCCGAAGCACAACTCGACCGTTTTTTACTGCTCATTCGCATAGGCTACCCTACTGCGCAGGAGGAGTTTGAAGTATTGAACCGCACCACCGGTACCCGCAAGGTTGAACTGAATGCGGTTATCTCAGCTGAAGAAATTACACAGGCACAAGCACTGGTGAGACAGGTAAGCATCAGCGAAGATTTGGTACGCTATGTAAGCCTCATCATTCGTGCCACCCGCCCTGATACTACCGATTTGGCTTATGTAAAAGAGTGGGTTCGCTGGGGCGCTGGTCCGCGTGCCGGGCAGGCACTTATTTTAACTGCCAAAGCCTGCGCTTTGCTAAAAGGCCGCTATGCCGTACTAATGGAAGACATTCACGCAATGGCCACCCCGGTACTTCGCCATCGCGTGCTCATGAACTTTAAAGCCGAGGCCGAAGGCATTACCGCCGATAAAGCCACCGCCGAATTAATTAAGCTAGTAGAAAGACCGAAAGGAATATAG